The following are encoded together in the Candidatus Eisenbacteria bacterium genome:
- a CDS encoding carboxypeptidase regulatory-like domain-containing protein, with the protein MRALRYFSTALVGLTLAGACQGAGVVDPRILPVSLSGAITDGSGKPLPGVSVRAFIGGLPCASATSDADGVYLVEFGFDPELDETIIVWWIAPRTDLVSELALVRESARDRAQGLWGPCVPRIGSLRRQERSVQILDRAAVRRRLADSGCAR; encoded by the coding sequence ATGCGGGCGTTGCGCTACTTTTCCACTGCCCTTGTGGGGCTCACCCTGGCCGGCGCATGCCAGGGCGCGGGCGTCGTGGACCCGCGGATCCTGCCGGTCTCGCTGTCCGGCGCCATCACGGATGGATCGGGGAAGCCGCTCCCGGGCGTCTCGGTCCGGGCCTTCATCGGGGGATTGCCGTGCGCTTCCGCGACATCCGACGCGGATGGCGTCTATCTGGTGGAGTTCGGCTTCGATCCGGAGCTGGACGAGACGATCATCGTCTGGTGGATCGCTCCGCGGACCGATCTCGTCTCGGAGCTTGCCCTCGTGAGGGAGAGCGCTCGTGATCGGGCCCAGGGGCTGTGGGGGCCGTGCGTCCCCCGCATCGGCTCCCTGAGACGGCAGGAGCGGTCCGTCCAGATCCTGGACCGGGCGGCGGTCCGCCGCCGGCTCGCGGATTCCGGCTGCGCTCGCTAG
- a CDS encoding rod shape-determining protein, giving the protein MVFGRLTGLMSNDIAIDLGTANTLIYVKGRGIVLNEPSVVAIDRATEKVLAVGADAKAMLGRTPTGIDAVRPMRDGVIADFERTEELLRKLILKVQTRRFLVKPRVIVCVPSGITEVEKRAVRDSVEHAGARDTFLVAEPIAAAIGVGLPVERPTGNMVIDIGGGTTEIAVMTLNGIVNDTSIRVGGDKMDEAIMQYVKRTSNLLIGDQTAEQIKIRIGSAHSADEHREMEVKGRDLIGGIPNTVTITSGQVREALQEPIGAIVAALHQSLEETPPELASDIVDRGIVMTGGGALLRGMDQLLRDTTHLPIRVADGALSAVVLGAGKILDDLVQFEKVLMRST; this is encoded by the coding sequence ATGGTGTTCGGACGTCTCACGGGACTGATGTCCAACGACATCGCGATCGATCTTGGGACGGCGAACACGCTGATCTATGTGAAGGGACGCGGCATCGTCTTGAACGAGCCGTCCGTCGTCGCAATCGACCGCGCCACCGAAAAGGTTCTTGCCGTCGGAGCGGACGCGAAGGCGATGCTCGGACGGACTCCGACGGGGATCGACGCGGTCCGTCCGATGAGGGACGGAGTCATCGCCGACTTCGAGAGGACCGAGGAGCTGCTTCGCAAGCTCATTCTGAAGGTCCAGACGCGCCGCTTCCTCGTGAAGCCGCGCGTCATCGTGTGCGTTCCATCGGGCATCACCGAGGTCGAGAAGCGCGCCGTGCGCGATTCTGTGGAGCACGCCGGCGCGCGCGACACATTCCTCGTCGCAGAGCCGATCGCGGCTGCCATCGGCGTCGGCCTGCCGGTCGAGCGGCCGACGGGGAACATGGTGATCGACATCGGGGGAGGGACGACCGAGATCGCGGTCATGACCCTGAACGGGATCGTGAACGACACATCGATCCGAGTGGGCGGCGACAAGATGGACGAGGCGATCATGCAGTACGTCAAGCGGACCTCGAACCTCCTGATCGGCGACCAGACGGCGGAGCAGATCAAGATCCGCATCGGGAGCGCGCACAGCGCGGACGAGCACAGGGAGATGGAGGTGAAGGGCCGCGATCTCATTGGAGGCATCCCAAACACTGTGACCATCACTTCCGGCCAAGTCCGGGAAGCGCTCCAGGAGCCGATTGGAGCGATCGTCGCGGCGCTGCATCAATCGCTCGAGGAGACCCCGCCGGAGCTGGCCAGCGACATCGTCGATCGCGGGATCGTGATGACGGGCGGAGGCGCGCTGTTGCGCGGCATGGATCAGCTCCTCAGGGACACGACGCACCTGCCGATCCGGGTCGCCGACGGAGCGCTTTCCGCGGTCGTGTTGGGCGCGGGCAAGATCCTCGACGACCTCGTGCAGTTCGAAAAGGTCCTGATGCGGAGCACCTGA
- a CDS encoding rod shape-determining protein MreC, whose protein sequence is MPSRGAAQSARRRLVIWLICAGLSGLLLAMPTGFRSAIASGLEWSLFLPVRAVIGWGGRSLLLSVQNRRLTRELASERLEASRLRDAGRENQTLRRLLGLQARAAFDLQPGTVVGRSIDWRGEVLWVRFSGSVQPGSAVASPDGLVGRLARLDGSLGLVETLWHTRVAVSVRNRRSGEQGILRWDPSRPRELTIADIPVQADFRPGDPIVTSGMGEVFPKGIFVGTVLKGEDDPRNQLKLVRVRPLVRPGGITELVLLRERPPEGDATPLYPEPEPTAPGGTALPGEGAARP, encoded by the coding sequence ATGCCTTCCCGCGGCGCCGCCCAATCTGCGCGTAGGCGTCTCGTCATCTGGCTCATCTGCGCCGGCCTCTCGGGCCTTCTGCTCGCGATGCCGACGGGATTCCGAAGCGCGATCGCGTCGGGTCTCGAGTGGAGCCTGTTTCTCCCCGTGCGCGCCGTGATCGGCTGGGGTGGGCGCTCGCTTCTTCTGAGCGTCCAGAACAGGCGACTCACGCGGGAGCTGGCGTCCGAGAGGCTGGAGGCCTCGAGATTGCGCGACGCCGGGAGAGAGAACCAGACGCTCCGCCGCCTCCTCGGGCTCCAAGCGCGCGCCGCGTTCGATCTGCAGCCGGGAACCGTCGTCGGCCGCTCGATCGACTGGCGAGGAGAGGTCCTCTGGGTGAGGTTCAGCGGGTCCGTCCAGCCCGGCTCCGCTGTCGCGTCGCCCGACGGGCTTGTCGGGCGGCTCGCCCGCCTCGATGGATCGCTGGGGCTCGTGGAGACCCTCTGGCACACCAGGGTCGCGGTGAGCGTCCGGAACCGTAGAAGCGGCGAACAGGGGATTCTCCGCTGGGATCCTTCGCGGCCGAGGGAGCTCACGATCGCGGACATTCCCGTCCAGGCCGACTTCCGGCCGGGAGATCCGATCGTGACCTCTGGAATGGGGGAGGTCTTTCCGAAGGGGATCTTCGTGGGGACGGTCCTGAAGGGCGAGGACGATCCCCGCAACCAGCTGAAGCTCGTCCGCGTGCGGCCGCTCGTCAGGCCCGGCGGGATCACGGAGCTTGTCCTCCTGCGCGAACGGCCCCCCGAAGGCGACGCGACGCCGCTCTATCCCGAGCCGGAGCCCACGGCGCCGGGGGGGACTGCGCTGCCGGGA